ccccctggatgggataacccctagcattaaattcgccggtgcccacttatacacctgggtggagagaggcaccgtgagagtaaactgtcttgcccaagaacacaacacaatctccccggccaggacccgaacccggaccacttgatcgatccgatccgatcaaTCCGATCCACTCGATCGATCTCGATCCGGAcgcgagcactctaaccatgaggccaccacgcctcccacaaGGACGGATTAAAATTGAAGGGATACTTTTTTCTCTGTGACCGAGTTCCTATGTGGATGGGGATCATCGAAACACTAAAATTCGTATTCAAAAATTCAGAACGTCTTGCGAAAGGACACCAAATTAAGGCAATCTCATTCAGAAACTTCAAATTGTGTACAAAAACTACTTTAtaccaaaacgaaaagaacgATTCAAAATGTGCGAAGCGTAGCGAATAAAGTTCATAAAGAACTAAAGCATAGGCTTTAATTGAAAATAAAACCATGTAAAAAATTGCTTCGACCAACCCTTTGGATATGAGAAGTTCCACTACAGCTTCCCTGGAGCTTTCAATCGCTCTCATAAGTGGTGTTCCTCCATTAATGGTTTGTGCATCGATTTCCGCACCGCGATCTAGCAGAAACTGAACAAGATCCACTTGTCCAGAATGACATGCATGGTGCAATGCGCTCCacttgaaattatcttttgcATTTATATCCGCGctgaaagaaacaaattaaTGCATTTATACACCACAGGAGTTGATAAAAGTTGAATTGCCAACGTTAAAAGATAAatggctgacgtttcgagcgtctGCCATATTGTCGACGAACAGCTTCAGGTCTTTTACCTCAATCAGAGACATAAAAAAGCTCATGCGCCTTATATGAAATGAGGAGCGCCAGAACGCCCAAAGAACACAGATTGAAAAGCTCACAAATGAAACTCTGAAAGAATGTGGACTAAAACAGAAAGATAGTTCACGTTTCCCTTCTAGCGAAAAATCTTTATATTTTCGTTAGGACATGCACGAAATTCAGCGTGGCGGAGTGGATAAGTTCCCGGACTTTCAATTCGTAGTTCCTTCATACACAACTTACATTATACATACACACTCACGTACACAGGAAACATGACAACGTAACTTACCCAATCTGTAATAAATAGGCAGCTACATCGATGTTTCCGTGGGCACAAGCCGCCATTAGCGGCGTCTTGTAATACTTGTCGCGTTGATCAACTGACACTCCTCGGGCAAATGCGGACTTTAATGTTTCTAAATCACCAACTTTAGCGGCATCACTAATGTTCATGTAACTAATATCTGCCCAAGTAAAAAGATGTCACCATTAAAACCGCACTGAATTAAATGACTTGTTACGGCAGATTCCTGAAAGTAGCGAGGGGACGAATATTGACATGCGTTGCAAAGTGTCTTCTTTCGTAGCACTCAAGTTTGCTCTTAATCTGGAATTATCTTGAATCCCTGCCAGCacatctttctctttcttcccCGCACTCCGCGTGCCTCAAATTTGTCTACGttgatttccatgttatttttTGTGAGTACGTTTAATTCTAGTTTAAATAACCTGTCGAGAATAgttttgctctttgtgtgttaCTTTAGTCTTTGCATGTAGATTTAAAATAAAGCAATTCTTCTCGATAGTCAAAAGATCGCAATTCGTATGTGCATATAATATGAAGAGCAAAGAAGGCGCGACGGTTCGGACCCTCAACTTCTACCGATCCttcctgggtttgattccccGAATCGACATGGATCTGAGTCGAGTTTGGATCTCGATGCTCTAAAAGGTTTTTCTCTAGATACCTCAGACTTTCCTTGTCTGAAAAACAAATGCTTGATTTAATTTCAAGCTGACTAATTTGATTTATTAGAAATGGACAGAGTTTGTTTGTCGTCTCTACCCAACAGTGACTATCAGGGATAAATTAGCCACTGCGTCACGCAAACTGTGAGCCATAACTGCAATTATGTAATTCTATCCACCTAGCAACTTTCGGTTTTTTGGCTCCCCTCCAAAACAAGACAAcgttgtttacatgaaactatACCCACCTGGAAAATTTAGGTACCACGCAGAATCATCTTGAATTGGATGTGATGGTGGATTGTCACGATCAAATCTTGTATTGTCAGTGAAATGCTAGATATAAGAATAAACAAGAGGATTGTCAATATCCCATAATCAATTTTATGCAAAAGCATTTATCAAAGAAGTGAATTCTGATAGTGATGCAAGAAACTGACTTAATTGCAATAACTCATGCACAGTGAAGCAGGATGCACTCACCACATATCTCTCTATAAAGTCAGCCGGTGGTCCCCCGTGTCGTGTGCGGGGGCCGTCTGGGGCTGTACAGATTGGCAGGGGGATTTTCGTCTTGCCCTaatagaagaaaagaaaatgaggTCAGTTAATCAAGGGGTGCAAGGGATAACGCAGTGGTAAGATCACTaccctcccatcaatgtggcccggattcgattcccagattcgccGTCATacgtggattgagtttgttggttctctactctgctcagagaggttttctccgggtactccgattttcccGCCTCCTCAATAACGAACatatgacttgatttgcgttaattgttaatttcagtttacagtctccccaattagtgctgaggcgctagaacgactaaacacttaaagttcctttccttttgaagCCCACATCTGGGAAAGCGACAGGGTCTATATGTTTATGAGGGCACTAATTTATCAACTTCATtaccttctttttctttccttttttaccaccgccttttttcttctttttctagaaaagaaaaccattgtgtcTTACAGCAAAAAAGTAAATCTAAAACAACACTACaacatattaattttgtttctgaaGCAAACTGTTACAAACTATAACAATATCATTTGGACAAAAGGACTGATGAAGTAGTGTTAAGCACCGATGTTCAGGACATTTAGGAACTTATTGGCGACCTGATTGGACAGGCATTGTTCAAATATAAGCTCCCAAAATTTGCACATCATTcgagatttctttttttcttcgaaTTGATCATCAGACGACAACACTGCTTGGGGTCGCATTTAGggagttaacactagtgttaaatcaagttctattgttcagtgttccctaggcattcaaaacaccagagagtagcatcaacactagtgttacactgtgtttcttTCGAGTGTGACCGCAACTATTGTAGAGAAATTGCATTTTTAAGATTTATCTGAGTCGAGTTCAGTGTTTCTTCCCCTTCTGTTGTAACATTCATTTACAGTAGTTTTGACCTTTGCTTTCACTTATGCGTAGATTCTTAAAATACAGTCATTTCTTGTGCACATCATTAATAGAACAAAATGATACTTACCTTTCCAAGCACCACCATAAATTGCTGCAAAAAAGAGTGAGAATACACTCAATCCACAATTTATCCGCACATTCATGAAAACCAGAAAAGACATTCAGTCATGACGGAGTAGTTGAGGCAGGAAAATCTGGGGTAGGATTTCCTAGGGAAAGTACATTCCAGGTGGATAGGGAATGGAAATGTAACCCAGAGCACTAAGCAAGTCTTTTGGAAAGTGTCAAGTTGATAAATAACGATAACACtgataataaaataatgataaaaaaaattaataataataagaatgtCATTAGTCATTAGTCATTAGACATTAGTCATTTTACAGTCATTAGACTGTAAAATAACTGTAGATAGTGTGGATATTTGAGATACACGGTCTATATGCTTTTATCCTCGGGGCGTTTTATGGACACTGGTTTAGCCGTCATTAGTATAATTCGATTGTATGATTTTAATATCTCTGCATCATGGAATTcgtaattttatagaattttgaattttttattatcaatcatttctgtttctttaatgtaagtaagtgaaataaatagttgtttttataataataataataataataataataataataataataataataataataatagcaatatttgcATAGGGTGAACCTCTATACAAATATATTCAGTTACAAGTGCTTCAGAATGTTATAAGATACAGTGTAAatttatgaaataaaataaatgaattataaaacataaaacacaacaaaacatcATTAAATTAAAACTTTGTTAGTAAAAACCAATTAAAATCTAATTAACAATAAGACAACTAAAAGCTAATTTATTCTGAGTCAGAAACCATTCCAAACCTAAGACAAAGATGAGAAAAAGTTAAAATCCTGGCTAACTTTTTCAACCTGTGGTTTTTGACGAAGGCACCTAGACTTCCCGATGAGCAAGCAATATTTTAGTGCATGCAAGCGAAAACTCATTTACTGGCCCACTGGGAAAGTTAGTTTTGAGGTTTTTGTTCtgctacatgtacagtgtaatgaCTAGTGGGACTATCAAGACTAGTATTCTTTAATGATCATAAAATAAAATGTAGTGTAGCTTTTTTGAGGGAAATTAGGAACAGCTGTTTAACAAAccttattaataatttttttacatgtaAGAAACAGGGCATAATCTACAGCATCTTCTTTGTTGGTGTCATGCGTTTGTGCCAACTGATTTAACTCGTCTACTTCCAGAGGGCAATCTACAACAGGACAAAAAGGGACCActtgacaataaaataaactagagaCACATCCCTGTAGGCAGTGAGACGTCATTTTAGGACTTTCAATAAAAACGTTTTAAGGTGGTAGACAAGAAAACAATGATAGTGACTAGGCAGCACACTTAAAGAGAGCAGAGAGTGTGAAATGAAGTCATAAGTTTGAATTATTGCTTCAAGTTGATTGAGGTTTTCCTCTCACAAAATAGACATACATCACATACAAAATTGTCTAAATTAtactacattaattttatttggtatTAAGAAGGGAGAAAAGGTGTAAGATCTGAGGCTTTATGATAAGTACTTTACATGTACTTACTGATTGTTTGTAAGCACATAACAAAGTTGTCCCTTgtgatttttccatttctccGTCCATCTTCATCTGGATCAAACTGATGAAAAATGTTTAATACTTTTTGTTCGTGTTCTTGGATCCAGTCATAGAGCTGCAGCAGAATAATATCAGAAACAACTGTAAGAAAATTGAAAGATACTTTTAAAACTAAAGTAAACTGAAAACAGTCATGTTCAGCCATTGAAAAAATTTCATGGATGTCTCATTACTGATCATAAGGGGCCAGTCAGTAACTAAATAATGAAGTAATTTTTAAACCGATTGTACATGTATCATTGTAATTTCTATAACTTTGCAAAAGCAGACCTTAAACCTTTTGAACAGCCCTAAGAGTGAGACttgcagattttactctgtctaacaatTTTACTCGACAACAGGACTGGGATCAATGCATGGAAAAAATGGGTTTAAATACCAGCACCACATACTACTGTCTGGTAAAGACACAGCTCTGTTGGTAAATACAACTACATGTATGGGATGGATTCATACCCTGATCAGCGAATTTCCTCCGGTTAATAATTGGCTGGATTTCCTGAGATTACTACCagcaaaataattaattttacattgTATCAGTGCCAATACGTCACCAATGTTGTTTTCTCAGGGTTTAGTACATAATTTGTTACATGTACTGCACACCATTTTTCCAGTTCATTTCATGGTTAAAGGGCCATAAAATCAACAGAAGAAAACAACAAGAGCCTGTTAACTTGCTAGTAAACAACCACTCAGATAAAATGAGGTTAATATACATTTGTAGATCTCTGTTCCTTACGGACATTTACGTTAAGTATGCAATCTACTAGATACAGCAGCTGTAAGAGCAAAAATTGACTCAAGTTGGCAGTAATAGGGGAGCATAGCTTTGCGTTGGGTTAGCCTGTGCAACTTTCGGTGATTGTGTGACTATGGAACGTCACACAGTACTATGAGCTGAATGCAAAAGAGCACACGCTAGATTGGACCAGAGTATTGGTTGGCAGGCGATACTCAAAAGCAAAACAGCTAACAAGCTTGGAGTAAGTTGTTGTGCAGACTCAGGTGGTAGCATCATGATCATGATATTTTCCTTCAGTTCTTGGCTACCACATCAAGCCTGCTAAATACACAGTAATCCGCTATCTCAATGTGGACTTACTCTTATGGCATATGGTTCTCCTGTCCTATTGCCTCCTTTTGCTAGCTTAGCAGACTGTTTTTCAGCTTTGCGACATTCTTTAAGTGCCTCTTTGTGATCATTATCCTTTGCCAACAGTCTTGGGGTTTTCCCttctttattttttaatgtGGATGGACAACCTGTTCATTGAAACTCGATTAGTCATTGATATTAATGTGAAGCATACATACAAGACTTAGTATATAATTATCCAACATTCAAATACTCATTACCAaaagacctctttacagttgtgtgcttagttacctggcctttaaatgaaagtgaggctggtgttgaccttgttatgatacagacctccctccttttcttatgttaatgatgatgttttcatgctaattagtaagaatttacatattAAGAAAAGTAGTGAGGTTTCAATCAAAacagtcaactccagcctcacttcattcataggccaggtacaTGTAACTAtaaagcacacaactgtaaaatggactattcaAGAGCAAAACCACCTATCAGGTTGCCCATAAAAAAACATGTGGCTGCACGAACTTTATAActaataaaacactcctcatcagaattcttttaaattaatgtaTAAAGCATACACGTACAAACTTGTTTTCCTTGTCTGCTTAAATGTTCTCTTCTaagaatttgaatttttgtttggactccagagggacacgcttgttgtggaatgtttttgaagctgcTAAAAAAACTTGCAGCACACATTTTATCGGATCCAAAAACTGTTgcttgttttttaaacattacattgTACTTCAAATGCGAGACAGTCTAAATGCTAATTAGTTATGGTATGCATTTTTACCAAAATCATCAACTTCATCTTTATAATACATGTATTCTCAACAATAaaaaattgataattttaacAGAATGCAAAATCACCTCTCTGTGCCAGGAATTTGCATACTGGTCCAAATCCCTTCTGTGCAGCATAATGTAGAGAAGTGTTCCCATCAGACGCAACTTTACCAAGATCTGCACCATAAGCTGCCAGCACCCGAATGACTTCAAAGTGACCATTCAGTGCTGCTTTATGGGCGGCATGGTAATTTTCACTATCCACTGTGTCATAATCAGCCCCAGCCTCTAAGATCTCCCTAACACAACCTACGCTACCAGTAGCACAAGCAGCGT
The sequence above is a segment of the Montipora foliosa isolate CH-2021 chromosome 2, ASM3666993v2, whole genome shotgun sequence genome. Coding sequences within it:
- the LOC137993686 gene encoding ankyrin repeat and EF-hand domain-containing protein 1-like isoform X1, giving the protein MPVAQDRLEQLQVLKLLQSVRHEDVEQIEKLTTHGVPYLINYSEPENGETGLHLAACKNNEKMITLLLDLGASPNMVDLKGRSPAMRAAEFGHVQALTLLTDADTDLTMRDLDGKGILFYCIQPTKRHLECLQIAVRHGASINYVNKEGQPLLFVAAEAGLDDVVAALLIAGADPNSVHMTSGRTALHAACATGSVGCVREILEAGADYDTVDSENYHAAHKAALNGHFEVIRVLAAYGADLGKVASDGNTSLHYAAQKGFGPVCKFLAQRGCPSTLKNKEGKTPRLLAKDNDHKEALKECRKAEKQSAKLAKGGNRTGEPYAIRLYDWIQEHEQKVLNIFHQFDPDEDGRRNGKITRDNFVMCLQTINCPLEVDELNQLAQTHDTNKEDAVDYALFLTCKKIINKQFMVVLGKKKKKKGGGKKGKKKKGKTKIPLPICTAPDGPRTRHGGPPADFIERYVHFTDNTRFDRDNPPSHPIQDDSAWYLNFPDISYMNISDAAKVGDLETLKSAFARGVSVDQRDKYYKTPLMAACAHGNIDVAAYLLQIGADINAKDNFKWSALHHACHSGQVDLVQFLLDRGAEIDAQTINGGTPLMRAIESSREAVVELLISKGAKVQLENKKGHTALDVAKAYADPRVVAIVQKRWDEIPPPVDKKKRFLLSSFSSSNLVKHTRRSLWQNTWNQEAIPRHTPLSFSNSVFLYDRGLSSTPKRAFWFEYLCDREAPTLAQIMKRQ
- the LOC137993686 gene encoding ankyrin repeat and EF-hand domain-containing protein 1-like isoform X2 — protein: MPVAQDRLEQLQVLKLLQSVRHEDVEQIEKLTTHGVPYLINYSEPENGETGLHLAACKNNEKMITLLLDLGASPNMVDLKGRSPAMRAAEFGHVQALTLLTDADTDLTMRDLDGKGILFYCIQPTKRHLECLQIAVRHGASINYVNKEGQPLLFVAAEAGLDDVVAALLIAGADPNSVHMTSGRTALHAACATGSVGCVREILEAGADYDTVDSENYHAAHKAALNGHFEVIRVLAAYGADLGKVASDGNTSLHYAAQKGFGPVCKFLAQRGCPSTLKNKEGKTPRLLAKDNDHKEALKECRKAEKQSAKLAKGGNRTGEPYAIRLYDWIQEHEQKVLNIFHQFDPDEDGRRNGKITRDNFVMCLQTINCPLEVDELNQLAQTHDTNKEDAVDYALFLTCKKIINKQFMVVLGKKKKKKGGGKKGKKKKGKTKIPLPICTAPDGPRTRHGGPPADFIERYVHFTDNTRFDRDNPPSHPIQDDSAWYLNFPDISYMNISDAAKVGDLETLKSAFARGVSVDQRDKYYKTPLMAACAHGNIDVAAYLLQIGADINAKDNFKWSALHHACHSGQVDLVQFLLDRGAEIDAQTINGGTPLMRAIESSREAVVELLISKGAKVQLENKKGHTALDVAKAYADPRVVAIVQKRWDEIPPPVDKKKRY